A window from Microbacterium ginsengiterrae encodes these proteins:
- the trhA gene encoding PAQR family membrane homeostasis protein TrhA → MSSPETDAVPVPELPLLKAAKDDAQAEIKPTWRGWLHAATFPVAIVAGIVLIVLADGAPAKWAAAVFMASSLLLFGNSALYHRIDWKPRTKLILKRIDHANILLLIAGTYTPIAVNALVPEKGVLLLSLVWGGTVLGILFRVFWIGAPRWLYVALYLVLGWTAVMYMVDLAKANFAMMILVCVGGLLYTVGAVVYAMKKPNPWPGHFGFHEIFHLCTVLAFLCHWTACLLISLAPHSPSLGLPGA, encoded by the coding sequence GTGAGCTCTCCCGAGACCGACGCGGTCCCCGTCCCCGAACTTCCGCTGCTGAAGGCCGCGAAGGACGACGCTCAGGCCGAGATCAAACCGACCTGGCGCGGATGGCTGCACGCGGCGACCTTCCCCGTCGCGATCGTGGCAGGAATCGTGCTCATCGTGCTCGCAGACGGTGCGCCGGCGAAATGGGCCGCCGCGGTGTTCATGGCCAGCTCCCTGCTGCTGTTCGGAAACTCCGCGCTGTACCACCGCATCGACTGGAAACCCAGGACGAAGCTGATCCTCAAGCGCATCGACCACGCGAACATCCTGTTGCTGATCGCCGGGACCTACACTCCGATCGCCGTGAACGCCCTGGTCCCCGAGAAGGGCGTCCTGCTGCTCTCCCTCGTCTGGGGCGGCACCGTGCTCGGCATCCTGTTCCGCGTGTTCTGGATCGGCGCTCCGCGCTGGCTGTACGTCGCGCTGTACCTCGTGCTCGGCTGGACGGCCGTGATGTACATGGTCGATCTCGCGAAGGCCAACTTCGCGATGATGATCCTCGTGTGCGTGGGTGGCCTGCTGTACACGGTCGGTGCCGTCGTCTACGCGATGAAGAAGCCGAACCCGTGGCCGGGACATTTCGGGTTCCACGAGATCTTCCATCTCTGCACGGTCCTGGCCTTCCTGTGCCACTGGACCGCGTGCCTGCTCATCTCCCTCGCCCCCCACTCTCCCTCGCTCGGCCTTCCGGGCGCGTGA
- a CDS encoding isoprenyl transferase has protein sequence MNARTSEGRGPLYRLYSNRLRRQLESASVPHHVAMMIDGNRRWARQLGFNSAADGHRAGAAKMREFLGWCDEIGVRVVSLYLLSSDNLRKRDSKEIDDLIEIIAELAESLSQQAGWRVKHVGRSDILPDELARVLHDAEERTRHNTGLHVNLAVGYGGRNEIVDAVRSIISEHNASGGTLEDLAEHLTPEMIGEHLYTGGQPDPDLVIRTSGEQRLSDFLLWQSAHSEFYFVEALGPDLRQVDFLRAIRDFADRDRRFGR, from the coding sequence GTGAACGCACGGACGAGTGAGGGCAGAGGTCCGCTGTACCGCCTGTACAGCAACCGCCTTCGGCGACAGCTCGAGTCGGCATCCGTTCCCCACCACGTCGCCATGATGATCGACGGGAATCGGCGATGGGCGAGGCAGCTGGGCTTCAACTCCGCCGCCGACGGCCATCGTGCGGGCGCGGCGAAGATGCGCGAGTTCCTCGGATGGTGCGACGAGATCGGCGTCCGGGTGGTGTCGCTCTACCTGCTCTCGAGCGACAACCTCCGAAAGCGCGATTCGAAGGAGATCGACGATCTCATCGAGATCATCGCCGAGCTCGCCGAATCGCTGTCGCAGCAGGCGGGCTGGCGGGTCAAGCACGTCGGCCGTTCCGACATCCTCCCCGACGAGCTCGCACGCGTCCTGCATGACGCGGAGGAGCGCACGCGACACAACACCGGGCTGCACGTGAACCTCGCCGTCGGTTACGGCGGGCGCAACGAGATCGTGGATGCCGTGCGCTCCATCATCTCCGAGCACAACGCCTCCGGTGGGACCCTCGAGGATCTCGCCGAGCACCTCACGCCGGAGATGATCGGCGAGCACCTGTACACCGGCGGGCAGCCCGATCCCGACCTCGTGATCCGAACGAGCGGAGAGCAGCGGCTCAGTGACTTCCTGCTCTGGCAGAGCGCGCACAGCGAGTTCTACTTCGTGGAGGCGCTCGGACCCGATCTCCGGCAGGTGGACTTCCTCCGGGCGATCCGTGATTTCGCCGACCGGGATCGACGCTTCGGTCGCTGA
- a CDS encoding aminotransferase class V-fold PLP-dependent enzyme: MSSFDDYLATFGEDPGYLDWAAFGPISPTVRAEVFADADLLGSGRPSSRALVAERFDEARESAADLLGVRSDTVTLQPSASHGLLHTMFGLSGTVLASTAEFPSITMPLERAAHFSDGGLTARWITPEHTFVTPEAVAEALDDEVTALAVSHVDFRTGYCTDIAALREILGPDRLLIVDAVQSFGIVEDDFAAADVVVGHGYKWLRAARGTGFAAFSDRARERITPVLSGPAGVEHGLPLDERPAPAPSARAYGISGPDQLAVARLAAGLRDVSEAGVGAIEQAVSERTAAIIEIADRHGIPVVTPRERAHRAGIVALAPEVPAAVSAALSNAGVAATTRGATIRLAAHAGTSDETLRLLDDALGTVILPGV, encoded by the coding sequence GTGAGTTCTTTCGATGACTACCTCGCCACGTTCGGCGAGGACCCCGGCTATCTCGATTGGGCGGCCTTCGGACCGATCTCGCCCACCGTCCGCGCGGAGGTGTTCGCCGATGCCGATCTGCTCGGCAGCGGTCGTCCGTCGTCACGGGCGCTCGTCGCCGAGCGATTCGACGAGGCCAGGGAATCGGCCGCAGACCTGCTCGGCGTGCGCAGCGACACCGTCACCCTGCAGCCGTCGGCGTCGCACGGACTCCTGCACACGATGTTCGGGCTGTCGGGCACCGTGCTCGCCTCGACGGCGGAGTTCCCGAGCATCACGATGCCGCTGGAGCGCGCTGCGCACTTCTCCGACGGGGGCCTCACGGCGCGCTGGATCACCCCCGAGCACACCTTCGTGACGCCGGAAGCCGTCGCCGAGGCTCTGGACGATGAGGTGACCGCGCTCGCGGTCAGCCACGTCGACTTCCGCACCGGTTACTGCACCGACATCGCGGCGCTGCGAGAGATCCTCGGTCCCGACCGCCTGCTCATCGTGGACGCCGTGCAGTCGTTCGGCATCGTCGAAGACGACTTCGCCGCGGCGGACGTCGTGGTCGGACACGGCTACAAGTGGCTGCGCGCGGCGAGGGGGACCGGTTTCGCGGCGTTCTCGGACCGTGCGCGGGAGCGGATCACCCCTGTGCTCTCCGGGCCCGCGGGCGTCGAGCACGGGCTGCCTCTTGATGAGCGTCCCGCCCCGGCCCCATCGGCGCGTGCCTACGGCATCTCCGGTCCCGATCAGCTGGCGGTCGCCCGGCTCGCCGCCGGCCTGCGCGATGTCAGCGAGGCCGGTGTCGGTGCGATCGAACAGGCCGTCAGCGAGCGCACAGCGGCGATCATCGAGATCGCCGACCGCCACGGCATCCCCGTCGTCACACCGCGCGAGCGCGCACATCGCGCCGGAATCGTCGCGCTGGCTCCCGAGGTTCCCGCAGCGGTCTCGGCCGCGTTGAGCAACGCCGGTGTCGCTGCGACCACGCGCGGCGCGACCATCCGACTCGCCGCGCACGCCGGCACGAGCGACGAGACACTGCGCCTCCTGGACGACGCGCTGGGCACCGTCATCCTGCCCGGAGTCTGA
- a CDS encoding PhoH family protein, with protein MTRRSAPDAHDHTLRTYVLDTSVLLSDPRALFRFAEHSIVLPVVVVTELEAKRNDPEIGYFARQALRHLDELRVEHGRLDFPVPIGEGGTLRVELNNTDATVLPTGIRLGDNDSRILAIAMHLSQDGQDVTIVSKDLPMRVKAASLGLAAEEYLAEQAVDSGWTGIATLDMSGDEISDLYESEVGISEDARGLPVNTGLIIHSERGSALGRVTGDGEYRLVRGDREVFGMHGRSAEQRIAIDLLTDPDVGIVSLGGRAGTGKSALALCAGLEAVLERQQQRKIIVFRPLFAVGGQELGYLPGDQGEKMGPWGQAVFDTLGSVVSGNVMDEVVERGILEVLPLTHIRGRSLHDAFVIVDEAQSLERNVLLTVLSRMGQNSRVVLTHDVGQRDNLRVGRHDGVASVIETLKGHDLFGHVTLMRSERSAIAALVTELLEGGELS; from the coding sequence ATCACGCGTCGGTCCGCACCGGACGCGCACGATCACACCCTCCGCACGTACGTACTCGACACGTCGGTGCTGCTGTCGGATCCACGAGCGCTGTTCCGCTTCGCCGAGCACTCGATCGTCCTGCCCGTCGTCGTCGTCACGGAGTTGGAGGCGAAGCGCAACGACCCGGAGATCGGCTACTTCGCGCGGCAGGCGCTCCGTCATCTCGACGAGCTCCGCGTCGAACACGGCCGACTCGACTTCCCCGTACCCATCGGAGAGGGCGGCACGCTGCGGGTGGAGCTGAACAACACCGACGCGACCGTCCTCCCCACCGGCATCCGCCTGGGGGACAACGACAGCCGCATCCTCGCGATCGCGATGCACCTGTCGCAGGACGGCCAGGACGTCACGATCGTCTCCAAGGATCTGCCGATGCGGGTCAAGGCGGCATCGCTCGGCCTCGCGGCAGAGGAGTACCTCGCCGAGCAGGCCGTCGACTCCGGCTGGACGGGCATCGCGACCCTCGACATGTCGGGCGACGAGATCAGCGACCTCTACGAGAGCGAGGTCGGTATCAGCGAGGACGCGCGGGGGCTTCCGGTGAACACCGGGCTCATCATCCACTCCGAGCGCGGCTCTGCCCTCGGACGGGTGACAGGAGACGGCGAGTACCGGCTGGTCCGCGGCGACCGCGAGGTGTTCGGCATGCACGGCCGCTCCGCGGAGCAGCGCATCGCGATCGACCTGCTCACCGACCCCGATGTGGGGATCGTCTCGCTCGGCGGGCGCGCGGGCACCGGCAAGTCCGCACTGGCGCTGTGCGCGGGACTCGAGGCCGTCCTGGAGCGTCAGCAGCAGCGAAAGATCATCGTCTTCCGGCCGCTCTTCGCCGTCGGTGGGCAGGAGCTCGGGTACCTGCCCGGCGACCAGGGGGAGAAGATGGGGCCGTGGGGCCAGGCGGTCTTCGACACCCTGGGGTCGGTGGTCTCGGGCAACGTGATGGACGAGGTCGTCGAGCGCGGCATCCTCGAAGTGCTCCCGCTGACCCACATCCGCGGCCGGTCACTCCACGACGCCTTCGTGATCGTCGACGAAGCACAGTCTCTGGAGCGGAACGTGCTGCTGACCGTGCTGAGCCGGATGGGGCAGAACTCCCGCGTCGTGCTCACCCATGACGTCGGTCAGCGCGATAACCTGCGCGTCGGGCGTCATGACGGCGTCGCCAGCGTGATCGAGACGCTCAAGGGCCACGATCTGTTCGGGCACGTGACGCTGATGCGCTCGGAGCGCTCGGCGATCGCCGCCCTCGTCACGGAGCTGCTGGAGGGCGGCGAGCTCAGCTGA
- a CDS encoding ASCH domain-containing protein, producing MSDADLPISEYAFPGPLRDQLVAAIIAGEKTATTSLVVEYELAGEALPAVGDRAVVVDSAGEPVGIEEIVAVDVRPLAEVDLAHAIDEGEGFTTVAQWREAHEQYWQGPEFRAYMEDPGLRVDDNTQAVLVRFRFTPRG from the coding sequence ATGTCCGATGCCGACCTGCCCATCTCCGAGTACGCCTTCCCCGGTCCGCTGCGCGATCAGCTCGTCGCCGCCATCATCGCCGGTGAGAAGACCGCGACGACCTCCCTCGTGGTGGAGTACGAGCTTGCCGGTGAGGCGTTGCCGGCGGTGGGGGATCGCGCCGTCGTCGTGGATTCGGCCGGTGAACCGGTCGGCATCGAGGAGATCGTCGCGGTCGATGTCCGTCCTCTCGCCGAGGTCGACCTGGCGCACGCCATCGATGAGGGCGAGGGTTTCACGACGGTCGCGCAGTGGCGCGAGGCCCATGAGCAGTACTGGCAGGGCCCGGAGTTCCGGGCGTACATGGAGGACCCCGGGTTGCGGGTGGACGACAACACGCAGGCCGTCCTCGTGCGATTCCGCTTCACGCCACGAGGCTGA
- a CDS encoding type IV toxin-antitoxin system AbiEi family antitoxin domain-containing protein yields the protein MLDASHLLMRLGGVARGRELQAFGLTRQQLAAQVDADEIRRLRPGVFASPSTPDAVISAAEHGGALTCEAALTHHGVWTLIEHPRVHVWMGADGRRHPHERCACVSHFFAGTTTLGVASVEDALAHLFRCAGHEAFFASFESAWRLRLLTRAARDRVRAALPRSARWLVDFARADSDSGLESLVRLRLHLIGIRLACQVTIQGVGRVDFLVGDRLIIEVDGRLNHASAERRHNDLVRDAAASLLGYETLRFDYAQVVHDWPSVERAILAAVDRADVRD from the coding sequence ATGCTGGATGCCTCCCACCTGTTGATGCGCCTCGGCGGAGTCGCCCGTGGCCGCGAGCTGCAGGCGTTCGGACTCACACGTCAGCAGCTCGCAGCGCAGGTCGACGCCGACGAGATCCGGCGCCTCCGCCCCGGCGTGTTCGCGTCGCCCTCGACGCCGGATGCCGTCATCTCTGCCGCCGAGCACGGCGGGGCGCTCACGTGCGAGGCCGCCCTCACCCACCACGGCGTGTGGACTCTCATCGAGCACCCGCGAGTACACGTGTGGATGGGCGCCGATGGCCGCCGGCATCCACACGAGAGGTGTGCCTGTGTCTCCCACTTCTTCGCCGGGACGACCACGCTCGGCGTCGCTTCCGTCGAGGATGCGCTCGCGCATCTGTTCCGGTGCGCGGGGCACGAGGCGTTCTTCGCCTCCTTCGAGTCCGCGTGGCGCCTGCGCCTGCTCACGCGGGCCGCCCGGGATCGCGTGCGCGCGGCCCTCCCGAGATCCGCTCGCTGGCTCGTGGACTTCGCCCGAGCCGACTCGGACAGCGGCCTCGAGTCGCTGGTCCGGCTGCGCTTGCACCTGATCGGCATCCGCCTCGCCTGTCAGGTGACCATTCAGGGCGTGGGGCGCGTGGATTTTCTCGTCGGCGACCGACTCATCATCGAGGTGGACGGTCGGCTCAACCACGCGTCAGCGGAGCGGCGGCACAATGACCTCGTTCGGGATGCCGCGGCATCCCTGCTCGGATACGAGACGCTGCGATTCGACTACGCCCAGGTCGTCCATGACTGGCCGTCCGTGGAGCGGGCGATCCTCGCCGCAGTCGATCGCGCCGACGTGCGCGACTGA